The proteins below come from a single Paraburkholderia flagellata genomic window:
- a CDS encoding LysR family transcriptional regulator: MRKNLDYGLLHAMTAFVRVVDAGSFTAASEHMELTTAQVSRLVSELENRLQTKLLQRTTRRMSVTSAGERYANQCRTILDLVTEAEGEASGARMEPAGRLRVLCMASFGDRYVVPLVTKYCTQYPAVSVEYSASQYIPNLLAEGVDVSVYLTRSLPDSSLVAQRLGEVHGVLCATPGYLKRHGAPRTVADLKGHACLRLVNPSTTPHWELTDGKTTHSMQPEGPLVADKPEAIVQAACSGLGIALLPGFAAVDRIRSGELVHVLPQWRSPDVGVYVLMPSRKFLEAKTRAWVELLKAELPPALERDVIEITGKGVARQRRARAATSTRSP, from the coding sequence ATGCGCAAGAATCTCGACTACGGATTGCTGCACGCGATGACCGCCTTTGTGCGGGTGGTGGATGCCGGGAGTTTCACCGCGGCTTCGGAGCATATGGAGCTGACGACTGCGCAGGTCTCGCGGCTCGTATCGGAGCTTGAGAATCGTTTGCAAACGAAGTTGCTGCAGCGAACGACGCGGCGCATGTCGGTCACGAGCGCGGGCGAGCGCTACGCCAACCAGTGCCGCACGATCCTCGACCTGGTGACGGAAGCCGAAGGGGAGGCGAGCGGCGCGCGCATGGAGCCGGCCGGGAGGCTGCGGGTGCTGTGCATGGCGAGCTTCGGCGATCGCTATGTGGTGCCGCTCGTGACGAAATATTGCACGCAGTACCCGGCGGTGAGCGTGGAGTACAGCGCTTCGCAGTACATACCGAATCTGCTGGCCGAAGGCGTGGACGTGAGCGTGTATCTCACGCGCAGCCTGCCGGATTCGAGTCTGGTTGCGCAGCGGCTGGGTGAGGTCCACGGCGTGCTATGCGCGACGCCCGGCTACCTCAAGCGGCATGGCGCGCCCAGGACCGTTGCGGATCTCAAGGGGCATGCCTGCCTGCGTCTCGTGAATCCGTCGACCACGCCGCATTGGGAGCTGACCGATGGAAAGACGACCCATTCGATGCAGCCCGAGGGCCCGCTGGTCGCGGACAAGCCCGAAGCAATTGTGCAGGCGGCGTGTAGCGGGCTGGGCATTGCACTGCTGCCGGGCTTCGCGGCGGTGGATCGGATACGCAGTGGAGAACTCGTGCACGTTCTGCCTCAGTGGCGCTCTCCAGATGTAGGCGTGTATGTGCTGATGCCTTCGAGGAAGTTTCTCGAAGCCAAGACTCGCGCGTGGGTCGAATTGCTGAAAGCGGAATTGCCGCCCGCGCTCGAGCGCGATGTGATTGAAATCACTGGGAAAGGGGTAGCCAGACAGCGGCGTGCGCGCGCTGCGACTTCGACGCGCTCACCTTGA